The following proteins are co-located in the Streptomyces bottropensis ATCC 25435 genome:
- a CDS encoding alpha/beta hydrolase has protein sequence MSPGPAGDVTRSFGIPNSETAGRRTSRPPRTPLRRFLRTDDGVNIEAVYDPKAVVYKGSDDSSDDTGTPSSGHLAVVVAHGFTGDADRPHVRRVVAALTRYGSVVTFSFRGHGRSGGHSTVGDREVLDLAAAVRWARDLGHERVATVGFSMGGSVVLRHAALPDGSERPGRSGGPDRPDRLGGPDAVVSVSAPARWYYRGTAPMRRVHWLITRPEGRLVGRYGFRTRIHHRDWNPVPLSPVQSVPLIAPAPLLIVHGDSDGYFPTDHPEMLAAAAGENGELWLERGMGHAENAASGELLGRIGEWVVHACPR, from the coding sequence ATGAGTCCTGGTCCGGCAGGTGATGTGACGCGATCTTTCGGCATTCCGAACTCTGAGACGGCCGGTCGAAGGACTTCGCGGCCGCCCCGAACCCCTTTGCGCAGGTTTCTGCGCACTGACGACGGGGTGAATATCGAGGCCGTATACGATCCGAAAGCCGTTGTATACAAAGGCTCGGACGACTCCTCGGACGACACCGGAACTCCATCCTCCGGCCATCTGGCCGTCGTCGTCGCCCACGGCTTCACGGGTGACGCCGACCGTCCGCATGTTCGGAGGGTGGTGGCGGCGCTCACGCGGTACGGGTCCGTCGTCACCTTCTCCTTCCGCGGCCACGGACGGTCCGGCGGCCACTCCACGGTCGGCGACCGCGAGGTGCTCGACCTCGCGGCGGCGGTCCGCTGGGCCCGCGACCTCGGGCACGAGCGCGTCGCCACGGTCGGTTTCTCCATGGGCGGCTCGGTCGTCCTGCGCCACGCCGCCCTGCCCGACGGCTCCGAGCGCCCCGGCCGCTCCGGCGGCCCCGACCGCCCCGATCGCCTCGGCGGCCCCGACGCGGTGGTGTCCGTCAGTGCCCCCGCCCGCTGGTACTACCGGGGCACGGCTCCCATGCGCCGCGTCCATTGGCTGATCACCCGCCCCGAGGGCCGCCTGGTCGGCCGCTACGGCTTCCGGACCCGTATCCATCACCGCGACTGGAACCCCGTCCCCCTCTCCCCGGTCCAATCCGTCCCGCTCATCGCCCCGGCCCCGCTCCTGATAGTCCACGGCGACAGCGACGGCTACTTTCCGACCGATCACCCCGAAATGCTGGCGGCAGCGGCGGGCGAGAACGGCGAGTTGTGGCTGGAACGGGGGATGGGACACGCGGAGAACGCGGCGAGCGGGGAATTGCTGGGGCGGATCGGGGAGTGGGTGGTGCACGCATGCCCCCGGTAG
- a CDS encoding winged helix-turn-helix transcriptional regulator: MSSLLLLTNALQPSTEVLPALGLLLHNVRVAPAEGPALVDTPGADVILIDGRRDLPQVRSLCQLLRSTGPGCPLILVVTEGGLAAVTADWGIDDVLLDTAGPAEVEARLRLAMGRQQIVNDDSPMEIRNGDLSVDEATYSAKLKGRVLDLTFKEFELLKYLAQHPGRVFTRAQLLQEVWGYDYFGGTRTVDVHVRRLRAKLGPEHESLIGTVRNVGYRFVTPEKVERAADEAKGRAASPKAADADETAPLDAVEIAAEA; encoded by the coding sequence ATGAGTTCTCTGCTGCTCCTGACCAACGCCCTCCAGCCTTCCACGGAGGTGCTTCCGGCCCTCGGGCTGCTGTTGCACAACGTGCGCGTCGCCCCGGCCGAAGGCCCCGCCCTCGTCGACACCCCCGGCGCCGACGTCATCCTGATCGACGGCCGCCGTGACCTCCCGCAGGTCCGCAGCCTGTGTCAGCTGCTCCGCTCCACCGGACCGGGCTGCCCCCTCATCCTCGTCGTGACCGAGGGCGGCCTCGCCGCCGTCACCGCCGACTGGGGCATCGACGACGTCCTGCTCGACACCGCCGGCCCCGCCGAGGTGGAGGCCCGCCTGCGGCTGGCCATGGGCCGGCAGCAGATCGTCAACGACGACTCCCCCATGGAGATCCGCAACGGCGATCTCTCCGTGGACGAGGCGACCTACAGCGCCAAGCTCAAGGGCCGCGTCCTCGACCTCACCTTCAAGGAGTTCGAGCTCCTGAAGTACCTCGCGCAGCACCCGGGCCGCGTCTTCACCCGCGCCCAGCTGCTCCAGGAGGTCTGGGGCTACGACTACTTCGGCGGTACGCGGACGGTCGACGTCCACGTACGGCGGCTGCGCGCCAAGCTCGGCCCCGAGCACGAGTCGCTGATCGGGACGGTCAGGAACGTCGGTTATCGATTCGTTACGCCCGAGAAGGTGGAGCGCGCCGCCGACGAGGCCAAGGGCAGGGCGGCCTCCCCAAAGGCGGCGGATGCGGACGAGACGGCGCCCCTGGACGCGGTCGAGATCGCGGCCGAGGCGTAA
- a CDS encoding response regulator transcription factor — MSPAEGAPEPQRILIVDDEPAVRDALKRSLAFEGYGTEVAVDGADALEKATAYRPDLVILDIQMPRMDGLTAARRIRGAGDTTPILMLTARDTVGDRVTGLDAGADDYLVKPFELDELFARVRALLRRSTYAAAQAGAAEVDEALTFADLRMDLSTREVTRGVRPVELTRTEFTLLEMFMAHPRQVLTREQILKAVWGFDFEPSSNSLDVYVMYLRRKTEAGGEPRLVHTVRGVGYVLRQGGAE; from the coding sequence ATGAGCCCCGCCGAAGGCGCCCCCGAACCCCAGCGCATCCTCATCGTCGACGACGAGCCGGCGGTGCGCGACGCTCTCAAGCGCAGCCTCGCCTTCGAGGGCTACGGCACCGAGGTCGCCGTCGACGGCGCGGACGCGCTGGAGAAGGCGACCGCGTACCGGCCGGACCTGGTGATCCTCGACATCCAGATGCCGCGGATGGACGGGCTGACCGCCGCACGCCGTATCCGCGGGGCCGGTGACACGACCCCGATCCTGATGCTCACGGCCCGCGACACGGTCGGTGACCGCGTCACCGGCCTCGACGCCGGCGCGGACGACTACCTGGTCAAGCCGTTCGAGCTGGACGAACTCTTCGCCCGGGTCCGGGCGCTGCTGCGCCGCAGCACGTACGCCGCCGCCCAGGCCGGCGCCGCCGAGGTGGACGAGGCGCTCACCTTCGCGGACCTGCGGATGGATCTGTCGACGCGCGAGGTCACGCGGGGCGTGCGGCCGGTGGAGCTGACCCGTACGGAGTTCACGCTGCTGGAGATGTTCATGGCGCACCCGCGCCAGGTCCTCACGCGGGAGCAGATCCTCAAGGCGGTCTGGGGCTTCGACTTCGAGCCGTCCTCCAACTCCCTGGACGTGTACGTCATGTACCTGCGACGCAAGACCGAGGCGGGTGGCGAGCCGAGGCTCGTCCACACCGTGCGGGGTGTCGGCTACGTCCTGCGGCAGGGCGGCGCGGAGTGA
- a CDS encoding LacI family DNA-binding transcriptional regulator, whose product MAKVTRDDVARLAGTSTAVVSYVINNGPRPVAPATRERVLAAIKELSYRPDRVAQAMASRRTELIGLIVPDARQPFFGEMAHAVEQAAAERGKMVLVGNSDYVAEREVHYLRAFLGMRVSGLILVSHALNDNAAAEIEAWDARVVLLHERPEAIDDVAVVTDDIGGAKLAVEHLLSHGYEYVACLGGIAETPLVGDPVSDHVEGWRRAMDEAGIPTEGRLFQAPYNRYDAYQVALKLLAEPGRPPAIFCSTDDQAIGVLRAARELRIEVPSELAVAGFDDVKEAALTDPPLTTIATDRTGMARAAVDLVLDDGIRVAGSRRERVKLFPSTLVARRSCGCE is encoded by the coding sequence GTGGCCAAGGTGACTCGGGATGACGTGGCAAGACTGGCGGGTACGTCGACCGCCGTCGTGAGCTACGTCATCAACAACGGACCCCGGCCGGTCGCCCCGGCCACGCGCGAGCGTGTCCTCGCCGCTATCAAGGAACTGTCGTACCGGCCCGACCGGGTCGCGCAGGCGATGGCTTCGCGGCGCACCGAGCTGATAGGCCTGATCGTCCCGGACGCGCGCCAGCCGTTCTTCGGCGAGATGGCGCACGCGGTCGAACAGGCGGCGGCCGAGCGCGGCAAGATGGTCCTCGTCGGGAACTCCGACTACGTCGCCGAGCGCGAGGTCCACTATCTGCGGGCGTTCCTCGGGATGCGCGTCTCGGGGCTGATCCTCGTCAGCCACGCCCTCAACGACAACGCCGCCGCCGAGATAGAGGCGTGGGACGCCAGGGTCGTGCTGCTGCACGAGCGGCCCGAGGCGATCGACGACGTGGCCGTGGTGACCGACGACATCGGCGGCGCGAAGCTCGCCGTCGAGCACCTCCTCTCGCACGGCTACGAGTACGTGGCCTGTCTGGGCGGTATCGCCGAGACCCCGCTCGTCGGCGACCCCGTCTCCGACCACGTCGAGGGCTGGCGGCGTGCGATGGACGAGGCCGGGATCCCCACCGAGGGACGGCTCTTCCAAGCCCCTTACAACCGGTACGACGCCTACCAGGTCGCACTGAAGCTGCTGGCGGAGCCGGGGCGGCCGCCGGCCATCTTCTGCTCCACCGACGACCAGGCGATCGGTGTGCTGCGGGCCGCGCGCGAGCTGCGCATCGAGGTACCGAGCGAGCTGGCCGTCGCCGGTTTCGACGACGTCAAGGAGGCGGCGCTGACCGACCCGCCGCTGACGACGATAGCGACGGACCGTACGGGGATGGCGCGGGCGGCGGTGGACCTGGTGCTCGACGACGGAATCCGGGTCGCCGGATCCCGTCGCGAGCGGGTGAAGCTGTTTCCGTCGACGCTGGTGGCTCGGCGGTCGTGCGGGTGCGAGTAG
- a CDS encoding S1C family serine protease produces the protein MTESFRRSGEYENPYQGQQQHSGYATGETQQQPAYLQQQPASAPGNPVNPEWPPPPAYDPASASAPASAPAPAYGAPTALLTEPVSSAGAPGSAPASGRRARGPIVLLAAVAFVAAAIGGGTAYGIQELTGTGTVASSSTSTNVVPTSQKGTVSGVAKAVSPSIVEINAGSNAGESTGSGVIITSDGEIVTNNHVIAGASQIKVSTSDGKTYTAEVVGTDSKKDLALIKLRDASGLKTATLGDSAGVKVGDQVVAIGSPEGLTGTVTSGIVSALNRDVTVSTDESQGRQQQQGGGGGQWPFEFGGQQFNGDTGSSTTTYKALQTDASLNPGNSGGALIDMNGNIIGINSAMYSAADASSSSAGSVGLGFAIPVNTVKADLSTLRAGGSD, from the coding sequence ATGACCGAGAGCTTCCGCCGCAGCGGCGAGTACGAGAACCCTTACCAGGGTCAGCAGCAGCACTCCGGGTACGCCACGGGCGAGACCCAGCAGCAGCCCGCGTACCTCCAGCAGCAGCCCGCCTCCGCGCCGGGGAACCCGGTGAACCCGGAGTGGCCGCCTCCGCCGGCGTACGACCCCGCGTCGGCTTCGGCACCGGCATCAGCACCGGCACCCGCGTACGGCGCTCCCACCGCGCTTCTCACCGAGCCGGTCTCCTCCGCCGGCGCCCCCGGGTCGGCGCCCGCGTCGGGAAGGCGAGCCCGGGGTCCGATCGTGCTGCTGGCGGCCGTGGCGTTCGTCGCGGCGGCGATCGGCGGCGGCACGGCGTACGGCATCCAGGAGCTGACCGGCACGGGCACCGTGGCCTCCAGCTCCACCAGCACGAACGTGGTGCCCACCAGCCAGAAGGGCACGGTCTCCGGGGTCGCCAAGGCGGTCAGCCCGAGCATCGTGGAGATCAACGCGGGCTCGAACGCGGGTGAGTCCACCGGTTCCGGTGTGATCATCACCAGTGACGGCGAGATCGTCACCAACAACCACGTCATCGCCGGCGCCTCCCAGATCAAGGTGTCGACGAGCGACGGCAAGACCTACACGGCCGAGGTCGTGGGCACCGACAGCAAGAAGGACCTCGCCCTCATCAAACTGCGCGACGCCTCCGGGCTGAAGACCGCCACGCTCGGCGACTCCGCCGGGGTCAAGGTCGGCGACCAGGTCGTGGCGATCGGCTCCCCCGAGGGCCTGACCGGCACGGTCACCAGCGGCATCGTCTCCGCCCTGAACCGCGACGTGACGGTGTCGACGGACGAGAGCCAGGGCCGGCAGCAACAGCAGGGCGGTGGCGGCGGGCAGTGGCCGTTCGAGTTCGGCGGGCAGCAGTTCAACGGCGACACGGGTTCGTCGACGACGACGTACAAGGCGCTCCAGACGGACGCGTCGCTGAACCCGGGCAACTCCGGTGGCGCCCTCATCGACATGAACGGCAACATCATCGGCATCAACTCCGCCATGTACTCCGCCGCGGACGCCTCCTCCTCCAGCGCCGGCAGCGTGGGCCTCGGCTTCGCGATCCCCGTCAACACGGTCAAGGCCGACCTGAGCACGTTGCGGGCGGGCGGCTCGGACTGA
- a CDS encoding DUF397 domain-containing protein, which produces MNRTPDLTAVAWRKSSYSDGGQTNCLEVTDEVPGIVPVRDSKAPDRRPLLFSAGAWSAFVRVVAVG; this is translated from the coding sequence ATGAACCGGACCCCCGACCTCACCGCCGTCGCATGGCGCAAGTCGTCCTACAGCGATGGGGGGCAGACGAACTGCCTCGAAGTCACCGACGAAGTACCCGGCATAGTCCCCGTCCGGGACAGCAAGGCCCCGGACCGCCGTCCGCTCCTGTTCTCCGCCGGTGCCTGGTCCGCGTTCGTCAGGGTCGTCGCGGTCGGCTGA
- a CDS encoding HAMP domain-containing sensor histidine kinase, whose product MRKLLSRYRSLPIRTRLSMLVAAAVAFAVAAVSVTCWFIVQGKLYEQLNDDLDKSMNMPSFEEQAKFAIQNCTQAPQENNPFGRNTYFQVVMEDGTPCVMGFSVGTVKVTETDKDVVTAAGRTEAVYHNSTDSEGNDVRVKVAPAIYTDPASGKPSNVALLAALPLKGTQSTLNDLALILLLVSGIGVVGAGAAGLAVARAGLRPVDKLTEAVEHVARTEDLGIRIPVEDRSEDEIARLSRSFNSMTSALASSRELQRQLIADAGHELRTPLTSLRTNIELLTRSEETGRPIPADDRKALLASVTAQMTELAALIGDLQELSRSEAGQQGGRHLQVVDFQETVEAALRRARLRGPELTITADLQPWYVRSEPSALERAIVNILDNAVKFSPEGGTIEVSLDEGVLLVRDHGPGIPADELPHVFDRFWRSPSARALPGSGLGLSIVARTVEQAGGEVSLSPADGGGTLATVRLPGAATPPPEGPVGA is encoded by the coding sequence GTGAGGAAGCTCCTGAGCCGCTACCGGTCCCTGCCGATCCGGACCCGGCTGTCGATGCTGGTCGCGGCGGCGGTGGCGTTCGCGGTGGCGGCGGTGTCGGTGACGTGCTGGTTCATCGTGCAGGGGAAGCTGTACGAGCAGCTGAACGATGACCTCGACAAGTCGATGAACATGCCGTCGTTCGAAGAGCAGGCCAAATTCGCGATCCAGAACTGCACGCAGGCCCCGCAGGAGAACAACCCCTTCGGCCGGAACACCTACTTCCAGGTGGTCATGGAGGACGGAACGCCCTGTGTCATGGGTTTCTCCGTCGGTACGGTCAAGGTCACCGAGACCGACAAGGACGTTGTCACGGCTGCGGGCCGCACCGAGGCGGTCTACCACAACAGCACCGACTCGGAGGGGAACGACGTACGGGTCAAGGTCGCCCCGGCGATCTATACCGACCCGGCCTCCGGTAAACCGTCCAATGTGGCGTTGCTCGCCGCCCTCCCCCTCAAGGGCACCCAGTCCACCCTCAACGACCTCGCCCTGATCCTCCTTCTCGTCTCCGGCATCGGAGTCGTCGGCGCCGGAGCGGCCGGTCTGGCCGTGGCCCGTGCGGGTCTGCGCCCGGTCGACAAGCTCACCGAGGCGGTCGAGCACGTGGCGCGGACCGAGGACCTGGGCATCCGCATCCCCGTGGAGGACAGGAGCGAGGACGAGATCGCCCGCCTCTCCCGCTCCTTCAACTCCATGACGAGCGCCCTCGCCAGCTCCCGCGAACTGCAGCGACAGCTGATCGCCGACGCCGGCCACGAACTCCGTACGCCCCTCACGTCCCTGCGGACGAACATCGAACTCCTCACCCGCAGCGAGGAGACGGGCCGCCCCATCCCGGCGGACGACCGCAAGGCCCTGCTCGCCTCGGTGACGGCCCAGATGACCGAACTGGCCGCACTGATAGGCGACCTGCAGGAGCTGTCGCGCTCGGAGGCGGGCCAGCAGGGAGGCAGGCACCTCCAGGTGGTCGACTTCCAGGAGACCGTGGAGGCGGCCCTGCGCCGGGCCCGTCTGCGCGGCCCCGAGCTGACGATCACTGCGGACCTCCAGCCCTGGTACGTCCGCTCCGAGCCGTCCGCCCTGGAGCGGGCCATCGTCAACATCCTCGACAACGCGGTGAAGTTCAGCCCCGAGGGCGGCACGATCGAGGTCTCCCTGGACGAGGGTGTCCTCCTGGTCCGCGACCACGGCCCCGGCATCCCCGCCGACGAACTCCCTCACGTCTTCGACCGCTTCTGGCGCTCCCCGAGCGCACGGGCCCTGCCGGGTTCGGGCCTGGGCCTGTCCATCGTGGCCCGCACGGTCGAGCAGGCGGGCGGCGAGGTGTCCCTGTCCCCCGCGGACGGCGGCGGCACGCTGGCGACGGTACGGCTGCCGGGGGCGGCTACTCCGCCGCCGGAGGGACCGGTCGGGGCCTGA
- a CDS encoding DUF3099 domain-containing protein: protein MYARRRHAYFAMMGTCLALFVLAWGVVRLWSVPVAVGMCVVAMVIPPLAAVVANRRGPDDRWWDDPSGDPKSDEWWDELDGRRRPRP from the coding sequence ATGTACGCCCGCCGGCGCCACGCCTACTTCGCCATGATGGGCACGTGCCTCGCCCTCTTCGTCCTGGCGTGGGGCGTCGTACGCCTCTGGTCGGTCCCGGTCGCGGTCGGCATGTGCGTGGTCGCCATGGTCATCCCGCCGCTCGCCGCCGTCGTCGCCAACCGGCGCGGCCCCGACGACCGCTGGTGGGACGACCCCTCCGGCGACCCGAAGTCCGACGAGTGGTGGGACGAGCTGGACGGCAGGAGACGGCCGAGGCCCTAG
- a CDS encoding LmeA family phospholipid-binding protein: MRALRILVIVAVILGGLFVIADRVAVGFAEDEAAEQLKTSEGLAKTPDVSIKGFPFLTQVASGELDEVEVGIEDYEATTGKADESIRIADLKANMHGVAFSSDYSSATAATATGTATITYDELLKAAKSAPTQILPGATAQVVGLSDGGSGKVKVDIKVTFLGKSTTYPVLSTVTVDGDTVKVHADNLPNLVVEAAEGQVRSITDFEQKIDGLPGGIKLDKVEAASDGVDITVRGSNVRLAG, encoded by the coding sequence ATGCGCGCACTGCGAATACTTGTCATCGTCGCCGTGATCCTGGGCGGCCTCTTCGTGATCGCCGACCGCGTCGCCGTCGGCTTCGCCGAGGACGAGGCGGCCGAGCAGCTGAAGACCAGCGAGGGCCTCGCCAAGACCCCCGACGTCTCCATCAAGGGCTTCCCGTTCCTCACCCAGGTCGCGAGCGGCGAACTCGACGAGGTCGAGGTCGGCATCGAGGACTACGAGGCGACCACGGGCAAGGCCGACGAGAGCATCCGTATCGCCGACCTGAAGGCGAACATGCACGGCGTCGCCTTCTCCAGCGACTACAGCTCCGCCACCGCGGCCACCGCCACCGGCACGGCGACCATCACGTACGACGAACTCCTCAAGGCCGCCAAGTCCGCGCCGACACAGATCCTCCCCGGCGCGACCGCCCAGGTCGTCGGTCTCTCCGACGGCGGCAGCGGCAAGGTCAAGGTCGACATCAAGGTCACCTTCCTGGGCAAGTCGACGACGTACCCGGTGCTCAGCACGGTCACCGTCGACGGCGACACCGTGAAGGTGCACGCCGACAACCTGCCGAACCTGGTCGTCGAGGCCGCGGAGGGCCAGGTCCGGTCGATCACCGACTTCGAGCAGAAGATCGACGGCCTCCCCGGCGGCATCAAGCTCGACAAGGTCGAGGCCGCGTCGGACGGTGTGGACATCACCGTCCGGGGTTCGAACGTCAGGCTGGCCGGGTAG
- a CDS encoding DUF1416 domain-containing protein translates to MCGAKAGGPDASTIKPGETTIQGQVTRDGEPVVGYVRLLDSTGEFTAEVPTSATGQFRFYAAEGTWTVRALVPGGTADRTVVAEQGGLAEVAIAV, encoded by the coding sequence ATGTGTGGAGCGAAGGCCGGCGGCCCGGACGCCTCGACGATCAAGCCCGGTGAGACCACGATCCAGGGCCAGGTGACCCGCGACGGCGAGCCGGTGGTCGGCTACGTCCGTCTGCTGGACTCGACCGGCGAGTTCACGGCGGAGGTCCCGACCTCCGCGACGGGCCAGTTCCGCTTCTACGCGGCCGAGGGCACCTGGACCGTCCGCGCGCTCGTCCCCGGCGGCACCGCCGACCGCACCGTCGTCGCCGAGCAGGGCGGCCTGGCGGAGGTCGCGATCGCCGTCTGA
- a CDS encoding sulfurtransferase, translating to MSRSDVLVDADWVEANLDDPNIAIVEVDEDTTAYEKNHIKNAVRIDWTKDLQDPVRRDFVDQEGFEKLLSEKGIGNDTLVVLYGGNNNWFASYAYWYFKLYGHENVKLLDGGRKKWELDARELTDEVPARPATAYKAKPQNTAIRAFRDDVVAAIGSQNLVDVRSPDEFSGKLLAPAHLPQEQSQRPGHVPSARNIPWSKNANDDGTFKSDDQLKELYADEQVDLAKDTIAYCRIGERSALTWFVLHELLGVENVKNYDGSWTEYGSLVGVPIELGANK from the coding sequence ATGAGCCGCAGCGACGTCCTGGTAGACGCCGACTGGGTCGAGGCCAACCTCGACGACCCGAACATCGCCATCGTCGAGGTCGACGAGGACACGACGGCGTACGAGAAGAACCACATCAAGAACGCCGTCCGGATCGACTGGACGAAGGACCTCCAGGACCCGGTACGCCGTGACTTCGTCGACCAGGAGGGCTTCGAGAAGCTCCTGTCGGAGAAGGGCATCGGCAACGACACCCTCGTCGTCCTCTACGGCGGCAACAACAACTGGTTCGCCTCGTACGCCTACTGGTACTTCAAGCTGTACGGCCACGAGAACGTCAAGCTTCTCGACGGTGGCCGCAAGAAGTGGGAGCTGGACGCCCGCGAGCTGACCGACGAGGTGCCGGCGCGCCCCGCCACCGCGTACAAGGCCAAGCCGCAGAACACCGCGATCCGCGCCTTCCGTGACGACGTCGTCGCCGCGATCGGCTCGCAGAACCTGGTCGACGTGCGCTCGCCCGACGAGTTCTCCGGCAAGCTGCTCGCCCCGGCCCACCTGCCGCAGGAGCAGTCGCAGCGTCCGGGCCACGTGCCGAGCGCCCGCAACATCCCGTGGTCGAAGAACGCCAACGACGACGGCACCTTCAAGTCGGACGACCAGCTCAAGGAGCTGTACGCCGACGAGCAGGTGGACCTGGCGAAGGACACCATCGCCTACTGCCGCATCGGTGAGCGCTCCGCGCTGACCTGGTTCGTCCTGCACGAGCTGCTCGGCGTGGAGAACGTCAAGAACTACGACGGCTCCTGGACCGAGTACGGCAGCCTCGTCGGCGTCCCGATCGAGCTCGGCGCCAACAAGTAG
- a CDS encoding DsrE family protein — protein MAKKLVIKVTAGADAPERCSQAFTVAAVAVASGVEVSLWLTGESAWFALPGRAAEFELPHAAPLPDLVDSILAGGRLTLCTQCAARRDITEKDVIEGVRIAGAQVFVQESLADDTQALVY, from the coding sequence ATGGCGAAGAAGCTCGTGATCAAGGTGACGGCCGGGGCGGACGCCCCCGAGCGCTGCTCCCAGGCCTTCACGGTGGCCGCCGTGGCCGTGGCCAGCGGGGTGGAGGTGTCCCTGTGGCTGACCGGCGAGTCCGCGTGGTTCGCGCTGCCGGGCCGGGCCGCGGAGTTCGAACTGCCACACGCCGCCCCGCTCCCCGACCTCGTCGACTCGATCCTCGCGGGCGGCCGGCTCACCCTGTGCACGCAGTGCGCCGCCCGCCGGGACATCACCGAGAAGGACGTCATCGAGGGCGTGCGGATCGCGGGCGCGCAGGTGTTCGTACAGGAGTCACTGGCGGACGACACCCAGGCGCTCGTCTACTGA
- a CDS encoding MoaD/ThiS family protein — protein MPKGTVRYWAAAKSAAGLAEEPYDAATLADALNAVRDRHPGELTRVLRRCSFLVDGDPVGTRAHETVRLAEGGTVEVLPPFAGG, from the coding sequence ATGCCAAAGGGCACCGTCCGCTACTGGGCCGCGGCCAAGTCCGCAGCCGGCCTCGCCGAGGAGCCCTACGACGCGGCCACCCTCGCGGACGCCCTGAACGCGGTCCGCGACCGACACCCCGGCGAACTCACCCGCGTCCTGCGGCGTTGCTCGTTCCTCGTCGACGGCGACCCCGTGGGCACCCGCGCCCATGAGACGGTACGTCTGGCCGAGGGCGGCACGGTCGAGGTGCTTCCGCCGTTCGCAGGAGGGTGA
- a CDS encoding Fur family transcriptional regulator yields MVSTDWKSDLRQRGYRLTPQRQLVLEAVDTLEHATPDDILVEVRRTASGVNISTVYRTLELLEELGLVSHAHLGHGAPTYHLADRHHHLHLVCRDCTDVIEADVSVAADFTAKLRETFGFDTDMKHFAIFGRCQDCSRKAARAKGSPSEGSTPGAPVSQGSTSKGSTTES; encoded by the coding sequence GTGGTGAGCACCGACTGGAAGAGTGACCTCAGGCAGCGCGGCTACCGGCTGACGCCGCAGCGGCAGCTCGTGCTCGAAGCCGTGGACACCCTGGAGCACGCGACCCCCGACGACATCCTCGTGGAGGTCCGCAGGACGGCGTCGGGGGTCAACATCTCGACGGTCTACCGGACCCTGGAGCTGCTGGAGGAGCTGGGGCTGGTCAGCCATGCCCATCTGGGGCACGGCGCGCCGACGTACCACCTGGCGGACCGGCACCATCACCTCCACCTCGTCTGCCGGGACTGCACGGACGTGATCGAGGCGGACGTGTCGGTGGCGGCCGACTTCACGGCCAAGCTGCGCGAGACGTTCGGCTTCGACACCGACATGAAGCACTTCGCGATCTTCGGCCGCTGCCAGGACTGCTCGCGCAAGGCCGCGCGCGCCAAGGGTTCGCCCTCCGAGGGTTCGACCCCCGGGGCACCGGTTTCCCAGGGATCGACGTCCAAGGGTTCAACTACCGAGTCGTAG
- a CDS encoding FABP family protein codes for MIEIPSDLHKDLVPLAFLLGDWAGAGVHDFPGAEKCNFGQEVTFSHDGRDFLEYHSHTWVLDKDGNKVRPLETESGFWRIDADRKVEIVMTRDDGVVEVWYGELAKQKPQIDVVTDAVARTAASGPYSGGKRLYGYVHSDLMWVGEKATPDVELRPYMSAHLKKVVTPEDVERWAKALPDDMPDDGIAFFK; via the coding sequence ATGATCGAGATCCCGTCCGACCTGCACAAGGACCTCGTCCCCCTCGCCTTTCTGCTCGGCGACTGGGCGGGCGCGGGCGTCCACGACTTCCCCGGTGCCGAGAAGTGCAACTTCGGCCAGGAGGTCACCTTCTCCCACGACGGCCGGGACTTCCTGGAGTACCACTCCCACACCTGGGTGCTGGACAAGGACGGCAACAAGGTCCGTCCGCTGGAGACCGAGTCCGGCTTCTGGCGCATCGACGCCGACCGCAAGGTCGAGATCGTCATGACCCGTGACGACGGCGTCGTCGAGGTCTGGTACGGCGAGCTGGCCAAGCAGAAGCCGCAGATCGACGTGGTCACGGACGCGGTCGCGCGTACGGCGGCCTCGGGGCCCTACAGCGGCGGCAAGCGGCTGTACGGCTATGTGCACAGCGACCTGATGTGGGTCGGCGAGAAGGCGACGCCCGACGTCGAGCTGCGGCCCTACATGTCCGCGCACCTGAAGAAGGTCGTCACCCCCGAGGACGTCGAACGCTGGGCGAAGGCCCTGCCGGACGACATGCCGGACGACGGCATCGCGTTCTTCAAGTAG